GACATATCTTCATAGGAAACTCGCGTTTTTCTGTGGGCTTTTTCTTCTTCCCCTCAAGAGACCATGAACGATCTTCATCAGGCAAACCGTGCCTATAGACATTTCCAACATGATCAATTATGACGGCCACTTTATCGGGATTGTTATCGTCTCGCCGCATGGCTCTCATTGATTGCTGAATAAATAATGTCAATGACTGTGTTGGCCTGGCCAATATAACGGCCTCCATGGCAGGAACATCAAAACCCTCGCTAATCAAATCAACATTACAGATTATTTTAATACTGCCATTTTTAAACTCATTGATTGCCGCGTCACGGGTTATAGTAGGCGTTTCACCGTCAATGTGAAGTGCTGGAATACCTGCTTGACGAAACATTTCTGCCGTGTGTTGGCTATGTGCTACGCTGGAACAATAACAAACGGCTCTCGCCCCTGGCGCCAATTCTTGATATTTCTTAATCAAGTCACCAATGATTTCGGACTTGTCCATTCTCATAGAAACGTCTGACTGCTTAAAATCTCCGTAGACCACTTTCAGCCCATCCAAATCAGCTGCGACAGGCGGTGCATAATAACGGTAGGGTGATAGATTTCCAGCAGCAACTAACTCTTTGACGCTTGGCCCCATAATGAGAGATTCAAATATATCGCCCAATCCTTGGCCACCCATTCGCGCTGGTGTGGCTGTTAATCCAACAACCATGGCATCAGGATATGCTGCAAGTAATTTTCTCCACGTTGCTGCCGTAGCATGGTGAGCTTCATCAAGGATGATCAGCTGTGGTTTTGGTATGCGTTCAATTCGCCTGACTACCGTTTGAATACTGCCGATCTGAATAGGTTCATTCAACGCTGATGGATAACCAGGTGCAATAATTCCGTGCGGAATATTTAATTTGTTAAATGTTTTTGATGATTGATCAATGAGCTCTTTCCTGTGAACCACGAACAATGTACGATTACCTTTTAACCTTGCCTGTGCACTCATCCATGCCATAATTATTGTCTTGCCTGCTCCACATGGCGCGACTATACAAGTCCGTTTAAGGTTGTTTTGAAATTCTATCCGACAGCCATCGATTAGCATTTCTTGATAAGGTCTAAGTTCAAACACTAAAATCACCTCTAAATGGGTAAAAGGTAGCCCGTCCAAATCCAATCAGACGGGCAATGTGTTGTTTTATTAAAACGGTGTATTCGATCCAGCTGGTGGAAATGTCATCGCACCAGGAGCGGTTGGTGGTGCAGCAGGTTTAATCATTTGCCAAGCACCGTTAATAACTTGCCACTGGTTTCCCTGCGGATCAAATTGAATTTGCGGTGCTGCCGCAGGAGGCTGTGCAACTGGTGGAGCTGCGTACTGTGGACCAGTTGGGGCAGGGTTTGGCGCTGGAGGTGCGCCGTATCCTTGAGGTGCAGGTGGCGTTCCATAACCAGTATTAGCCGCTGTTGTTGTTTGTGGAGCGGAACCTTTCGGTTCAACAAAATCAATCGTATTTACATTACATTGCCAAGCCCGTTGTTTTTGACCAGTGTTATCGGTCCATTGCTGTTCTTCCATACGGCCTGAAATAACTAACTTATGACCTTTCTGACAAGAACTTAAAATTAGTTCAGCCGTTTTCCCAAATGCTGAGCATCGAAAAAAACTAACCTTGTCTTGTCCATAATTGTCAGCTAAATTAAAATGTGCAATTGCTTTACCGTCTTGAGTTGTTTTTGATTCTGGATTATCTGTAAACCGTCCTGAAATTACAATGCTATTCATATGTTATTGACCTCCTGTTTTTTGTTGTGCATAACTCTTAAACTCATTCATTAAAGCAAAACATTCCTCGACAGTAAGCTGTGCTGGTGCCCTACCGCCAAACTTAGGGCTTCGTTGAATATAACCAACAATGTCAAAGTTTTGTAAATTCCCCCATACAGCTGTCATGTAATAAACAATCTCTTGTTCATATTTAGGGAATCCGTAAGCGGGTTGTTGTGGCTGAACAGTTTGCACTACTTGCTGCTGTCCTTGCATGGGATACCCGTTTACTGGTTGTTGCGGCTGTACTGGCCGATCAATGCCGGTTTCAAGCCAGCCAAGCAATTGTTTACCCACATCAAATCCAAGGGAAAACACTTTTCCATCAAATAATGATGTACGGTCTTTGCTAGTAGTTGCCTGATGATTCTGGTCAATATCGATAAATGTTGTAAACTCATATTCCATGCCATCCCGTTGAATAGGATTCATACCAATCTTGCGAATAATTGTTTTTCCGTGATCGTCTTTTTCTTGAATCGTTTCCATTTTTGCCCGTAACGTGGCTATCATATGGGTTTTGCTATTCAGAATAGAATCAACCAGGCGATTATGCATAGGAGTAATATCTCGCCATGCCGTCCAACTGTTGACTCCTGATTTCTTTTCAAGTTGACCTTTTTTATCCAGTAAGCCGCCTTCACCTGACCACGCATGAGTCAAGCTGTCAATAATAATGCATTCGATTCCAGCATCCTCCGCTTCGTGGATAGCTGCTATATATTTTTCAGGTGTATAAGGCGAAACAATTTCAATATAATTAAATTCACCAATTTCAATACCGCTTTTGTTATAGTTGGCATATAACTCCCCGCTGTGATTTTCA
This is a stretch of genomic DNA from Pelorhabdus rhamnosifermentans. It encodes these proteins:
- a CDS encoding DEAD/DEAH box helicase, whose amino-acid sequence is MFELRPYQEMLIDGCRIEFQNNLKRTCIVAPCGAGKTIIMAWMSAQARLKGNRTLFVVHRKELIDQSSKTFNKLNIPHGIIAPGYPSALNEPIQIGSIQTVVRRIERIPKPQLIILDEAHHATAATWRKLLAAYPDAMVVGLTATPARMGGQGLGDIFESLIMGPSVKELVAAGNLSPYRYYAPPVAADLDGLKVVYGDFKQSDVSMRMDKSEIIGDLIKKYQELAPGARAVCYCSSVAHSQHTAEMFRQAGIPALHIDGETPTITRDAAINEFKNGSIKIICNVDLISEGFDVPAMEAVILARPTQSLTLFIQQSMRAMRRDDNNPDKVAVIIDHVGNVYRHGLPDEDRSWSLEGKKKKPTEKREFPMKICPKCFGAHRPAPECPYCHHVYKVEQKAEIEQRDGELAEVIELEKKRKKEEVRKARNVVTLEQIAMQRGYAPGWIVKQCELKRIPFGRK
- a CDS encoding single-stranded DNA-binding protein, which translates into the protein MNSIVISGRFTDNPESKTTQDGKAIAHFNLADNYGQDKVSFFRCSAFGKTAELILSSCQKGHKLVISGRMEEQQWTDNTGQKQRAWQCNVNTIDFVEPKGSAPQTTTAANTGYGTPPAPQGYGAPPAPNPAPTGPQYAAPPVAQPPAAAPQIQFDPQGNQWQVINGAWQMIKPAAPPTAPGAMTFPPAGSNTPF
- a CDS encoding AAA family ATPase, with protein sequence MAMRKATRTKAKLRLGISGPAGGGKTFGSLLVAYGITSDWNKICVIDTENHSGELYANYNKSGIEIGEFNYIEIVSPYTPEKYIAAIHEAEDAGIECIIIDSLTHAWSGEGGLLDKKGQLEKKSGVNSWTAWRDITPMHNRLVDSILNSKTHMIATLRAKMETIQEKDDHGKTIIRKIGMNPIQRDGMEYEFTTFIDIDQNHQATTSKDRTSLFDGKVFSLGFDVGKQLLGWLETGIDRPVQPQQPVNGYPMQGQQQVVQTVQPQQPAYGFPKYEQEIVYYMTAVWGNLQNFDIVGYIQRSPKFGGRAPAQLTVEECFALMNEFKSYAQQKTGGQ